One genomic segment of Drosophila melanogaster chromosome 3R includes these proteins:
- the CG8369 gene encoding uncharacterized protein, isoform D (non-AUG (CUG) translation initiation), protein MCLLAFVLATPAKDTKKPATNSCQHNCGEVYEPVCAKAKNSSKERLLTFGSPCVMANYNCQHADDPFEQKSKGECGGGVSVRLS, encoded by the exons CTGTGCTTGCTGGCATTCGTCCTGGCTACTCCGGCCAAGGACACCAAGAAGCCGGCCACCAACAGTTGCCAGCACAACTGCGGTGAAGTCTACGAGCCCGTTTGTGCCAAGgccaaaaacagcagcaaggAGCGCCTCCTCACCTTTGGCAGCCCGTGCGTCATGGCCAACTACAACTGCCAGCATGCCGACGATC CATTCGAGCAGAAGTCCAAGGGCGAGTGCGGCGGTGGAGTGAGCGTTCGCCTGTCCTAG
- the CG8379 gene encoding uncharacterized protein, isoform B: protein MTSRKRSGSGSTKRPKEKVVYIYELLCRGEDPSSESPEFWNEFFLLQPNFEALENEIGKLNNEQLQLVKPNLNTLFQRCIEMLDTEDHPKRLCNSLHTLCSLFYGIFKKSNAEPTLNILNEIFGHEKMDEWLKLLMQYCNRILLGDVPENARFMCLKLLQVLVTGTDNVNQNALFEHLMMHSMFDAFVRLLSDPTFRSQHGHDIVILLTILVNYRKHEATNPYVVQLSILADELALNGYGQMISQSLIDFCRQYIQSLNNVQSSSWFSSLSNIVGNMFVSDEGCERVQQIKANNGLLLALYEAVHLNRNFITTLAHTQAESSAPPSPSNTLSLAQPVPDLSNAPIIDITQYPTNLLVAVFQYCSIVMQDNKNESSIANLKLCFLILTCISEDQYANSMMHDSNLTFKVMLHRAQMRHRKLNVDRVGKSQPLAATLLDLLVEFIVSHLMKKFPMELYLLCIGVIHRILCYQKRCRVRLNYPWKELWSALIGLLRFLVNQEQTLVKKCNIFHLSLQVVNIFNLFITYGDTFLATTNSYDELYYELNREEKVFTEIHAMVLRYTTMPDCEYKDDVIKLLNALVNILAIVKHFQNKIKEWLAEQGLSTPTEEQILDVVRKNYDLTLKLQDSLDQYERYTETPLHTNFFKLMVRDVVNDTRKHIYGYVKEAVSVIPDQEILLSSSMTSVSAGTATPASATAVPEAKALPSFA from the exons ATGACCTCTCGCAAGCGCAGTGGCAGCGGCTCCACCAAGCGGCCCAAGGAGAAG GTGGTCTATATATATGAGCTGTTGTGCCGGGGCGAGGATCCCAGCAGCGAGAGTCCCGAATTTTGGAACGAGTTCTTCCTGCTGCAGCCGAACTTCGAGGCGCTGGAGAATGAGATTGGCAAACTCAACAacgagcagctgcagctggtgAAACCGAACCTGAACACCCTcttccagaggtgcatcgaaaTGCTTGACACGG AAGATCATCCTAAGCGGCTGTGCAACAGCCTACACACGCTGTGCTCCCTGTTCTACGGGATCTTTAAGAAGTCCAACGCAGAACCAACATTAAACATCCTAAACGAGATCTTCGGCCATGAGAAGATGGACGAATGGCTGAAGCTACTCATGCAGTACTGCAATCGCATCCTCCTGGGCGATGTGCCCGAAAACGCTCGATTTATGTGCCTCAAACTGCTGCAGGTTCTGGTTACGGGCACGGATAACGTCAACCAGAACGCCCTCTTCGAGCATCTAATGATGCACAGCATGTTCGACGCCTTTGTTCGGCTACTCAGTGATCCTACGTTCCGTAGCCAGCATGGACACGACATCGTTATCCTACTTACTATCCTGGTCAACTATCGCAAGCATGAAGCCACTAACCCCTATGTGGTGCAGCTCTCCATACTCGCTGATGAGCTGGCTTTAAATGG CTATGGCCAAATGATATCGCAATCGCTAATTGATTTCTGTCGCCAGTACATTCAGAGCCTTAACAATGTGCAATCCTCTTCCTGGTTTTCGTCGCTGTCGAATATTGTGGGCAACATGTTTGTGTCGGATGAAGGATGCGAACGGGTGCAGCAGATCAAGGCGAATAATGGCCTTCTACTTGCCCTCTACGAGGCAGTGCACCTGAATCGGAACTTCATCACAACTCTGGCTCACACGCAGGCAGAGTCCAGTGCCCCGCCCTCGCCCAGTAACACATTGAGTCTGGCCCAACCTGTGCCGGATCTATCTAATGCACCCATCATTGACATTACGCAGTATCCCACCAATCTGCTGGTGGCCGTATTTCAGTACTGTTCCATCGTGATGCAGGACAATAAGAACGAATCGAGCATTGCTAATCTGAAGCTGTGTTTCCTCATCCTCACCTGCATTTCCGAGGACCAGTACGCCAACTCCATGATGCACGACAGCAATCTTACCTTCAAAGTCATGCTGCATCGGGCGCAGATGCGTCATCGCAAGCTGAATGTGGATCGGGTGGGCAAGTCCCAGCCTTTGGCTGCCACTCTACTGGACCTCCTGGTGGAGTTCATTGTATCGCATTTGATGAAAAAGTTCCCGATGGAGCTGTATCTGCTCTGCATTGGAGTTATCCATCGAATCTTGTGCTATCAAAAGAGATGTAGAGTGCGGCTCAATTATCCGTGGAAGGAACTTTGGTCGGCTCTCATTGGTCTTCTGCGGTTCTTGGTCAACCAAGAACAGACGCTGGTTAAAAAGTGCAACATTTTTCATCTGTCGCTACAGGTGGTGAATATATTTAATCTGTTTATTACGTACGGTGATACTTTCCTGGCCACAACAAATAGCTATGATGAGCTCTACTACGAACTGAACCGCGAGGAGAAGGTATTTACGGAAATACATGCCATGG TTCTTCGCTATACAACGATGCCGGACTGCGAATACAAAGACGATGTAATCAAGCTCTTAAACGCTTTGGTAAATATCCTGGCCATTGTTAAGCACTTTCAGAACAAGATCAAGGAATGGCTGGCCGAACAAGGCCTCTCTACGCCCACGGAGGAGCAGATACTCGACGTGGTGCGCAAGAACTACGACCTAACGCTCAAACTGCAGGACTCCCTGGACCAATACGAACGTTACACAGAAACGCCGCTGCACACCAACTTCTTTAAGTTGATGGTTCGCGATGTTGTCAACGATACGCGCAAGCACATCTACGGCTATGTGAAGGAGGCAGTATCTGTTATTCCGGACCAGGAAATTCTCCTCAGTTCCTCTATGACATCCGTTTCGGCCGGTACAGCCACTCCGGCTTCAGCAACAGCAGTGCCAGAAGCAAAAGCGTTGCCTTCTTTTGCTTAG
- the CG8369 gene encoding uncharacterized protein, isoform A — protein MRFALFAFLALCLLAFVLATPAKDTKKPATNSCQHNCGEVYEPVCAKAKNSSKERLLTFGSPCVMANYNCQHADDPFEQKSKGECGGGVSVRLS, from the exons ATGCGTTTCGCTCTGTTTGCTTTTCTAG CACTGTGCTTGCTGGCATTCGTCCTGGCTACTCCGGCCAAGGACACCAAGAAGCCGGCCACCAACAGTTGCCAGCACAACTGCGGTGAAGTCTACGAGCCCGTTTGTGCCAAGgccaaaaacagcagcaaggAGCGCCTCCTCACCTTTGGCAGCCCGTGCGTCATGGCCAACTACAACTGCCAGCATGCCGACGATC CATTCGAGCAGAAGTCCAAGGGCGAGTGCGGCGGTGGAGTGAGCGTTCGCCTGTCCTAG
- the IscU gene encoding Iron-sulfur cluster assembly enzyme encodes MSLVRNSSRLLRSQLKRVQSVPVALYHENVVEHYENPRNVGSLDKKDVTVGTGLVGAPACGDVMKLQIKVDENGKIVDAKFKTFGCGSAIASSSLATEWVKGKSIDEAGKLKNTDIAKELRLPPVKLHCSMLAEDAIKAALADYKVKQQKKVAN; translated from the exons atgtcCCTGGTGCGAAACTCCTCCCGGTTGCTGCGATCGCAGCTGAAGCGCGTACAAAGTGTCCCGGTGGCATTGTATCATGAAAAT GTCGTTGAGCACTACGAAAACCCGCGCAACGTGGGATCTTTGGACAAGAAGGATGTCACTGTGGGCACCGGCTTGGTCGGAGCACCAGCCTGCGGCGATGTGATGAAACTGCAGATCAAGGTGGACGAGAACGGCAAGATAGTGGACGCCAAGTTCAAGACCTTCGGCTGTGGATCGGCCATTGCCAGCAGCTCCCTGGCCACCGAGTGGGTGAAGGGCAAGTCCATCGACGAGGCCGGAAAGCTGAAGAATACGGACATCGCCAAGGAGCTGCGTCTGCCGCCCGTCAAGCTGCATTGCTCCATGCTGGCCGAGGATGCCATCAAGGCGGCCCTGGCTGACTACAAGGTCAAGCAGCAGAAGAAGGTGGCCAACTGA
- the CG8379 gene encoding uncharacterized protein, isoform A has protein sequence MTSRKRSGSGSTKRPKEKVVYIYELLCRGEDPSSESPEFWNEFFLLQPNFEALENEIGKLNNEQLQLVKPNLNTLFQRCIEMLDTDHPKRLCNSLHTLCSLFYGIFKKSNAEPTLNILNEIFGHEKMDEWLKLLMQYCNRILLGDVPENARFMCLKLLQVLVTGTDNVNQNALFEHLMMHSMFDAFVRLLSDPTFRSQHGHDIVILLTILVNYRKHEATNPYVVQLSILADELALNGYGQMISQSLIDFCRQYIQSLNNVQSSSWFSSLSNIVGNMFVSDEGCERVQQIKANNGLLLALYEAVHLNRNFITTLAHTQAESSAPPSPSNTLSLAQPVPDLSNAPIIDITQYPTNLLVAVFQYCSIVMQDNKNESSIANLKLCFLILTCISEDQYANSMMHDSNLTFKVMLHRAQMRHRKLNVDRVGKSQPLAATLLDLLVEFIVSHLMKKFPMELYLLCIGVIHRILCYQKRCRVRLNYPWKELWSALIGLLRFLVNQEQTLVKKCNIFHLSLQVVNIFNLFITYGDTFLATTNSYDELYYELNREEKVFTEIHAMVLRYTTMPDCEYKDDVIKLLNALVNILAIVKHFQNKIKEWLAEQGLSTPTEEQILDVVRKNYDLTLKLQDSLDQYERYTETPLHTNFFKLMVRDVVNDTRKHIYGYVKEAVSVIPDQEILLSSSMTSVSAGTATPASATAVPEAKALPSFA, from the exons ATGACCTCTCGCAAGCGCAGTGGCAGCGGCTCCACCAAGCGGCCCAAGGAGAAG GTGGTCTATATATATGAGCTGTTGTGCCGGGGCGAGGATCCCAGCAGCGAGAGTCCCGAATTTTGGAACGAGTTCTTCCTGCTGCAGCCGAACTTCGAGGCGCTGGAGAATGAGATTGGCAAACTCAACAacgagcagctgcagctggtgAAACCGAACCTGAACACCCTcttccagaggtgcatcgaaaTGCTTGACACGG ATCATCCTAAGCGGCTGTGCAACAGCCTACACACGCTGTGCTCCCTGTTCTACGGGATCTTTAAGAAGTCCAACGCAGAACCAACATTAAACATCCTAAACGAGATCTTCGGCCATGAGAAGATGGACGAATGGCTGAAGCTACTCATGCAGTACTGCAATCGCATCCTCCTGGGCGATGTGCCCGAAAACGCTCGATTTATGTGCCTCAAACTGCTGCAGGTTCTGGTTACGGGCACGGATAACGTCAACCAGAACGCCCTCTTCGAGCATCTAATGATGCACAGCATGTTCGACGCCTTTGTTCGGCTACTCAGTGATCCTACGTTCCGTAGCCAGCATGGACACGACATCGTTATCCTACTTACTATCCTGGTCAACTATCGCAAGCATGAAGCCACTAACCCCTATGTGGTGCAGCTCTCCATACTCGCTGATGAGCTGGCTTTAAATGG CTATGGCCAAATGATATCGCAATCGCTAATTGATTTCTGTCGCCAGTACATTCAGAGCCTTAACAATGTGCAATCCTCTTCCTGGTTTTCGTCGCTGTCGAATATTGTGGGCAACATGTTTGTGTCGGATGAAGGATGCGAACGGGTGCAGCAGATCAAGGCGAATAATGGCCTTCTACTTGCCCTCTACGAGGCAGTGCACCTGAATCGGAACTTCATCACAACTCTGGCTCACACGCAGGCAGAGTCCAGTGCCCCGCCCTCGCCCAGTAACACATTGAGTCTGGCCCAACCTGTGCCGGATCTATCTAATGCACCCATCATTGACATTACGCAGTATCCCACCAATCTGCTGGTGGCCGTATTTCAGTACTGTTCCATCGTGATGCAGGACAATAAGAACGAATCGAGCATTGCTAATCTGAAGCTGTGTTTCCTCATCCTCACCTGCATTTCCGAGGACCAGTACGCCAACTCCATGATGCACGACAGCAATCTTACCTTCAAAGTCATGCTGCATCGGGCGCAGATGCGTCATCGCAAGCTGAATGTGGATCGGGTGGGCAAGTCCCAGCCTTTGGCTGCCACTCTACTGGACCTCCTGGTGGAGTTCATTGTATCGCATTTGATGAAAAAGTTCCCGATGGAGCTGTATCTGCTCTGCATTGGAGTTATCCATCGAATCTTGTGCTATCAAAAGAGATGTAGAGTGCGGCTCAATTATCCGTGGAAGGAACTTTGGTCGGCTCTCATTGGTCTTCTGCGGTTCTTGGTCAACCAAGAACAGACGCTGGTTAAAAAGTGCAACATTTTTCATCTGTCGCTACAGGTGGTGAATATATTTAATCTGTTTATTACGTACGGTGATACTTTCCTGGCCACAACAAATAGCTATGATGAGCTCTACTACGAACTGAACCGCGAGGAGAAGGTATTTACGGAAATACATGCCATGG TTCTTCGCTATACAACGATGCCGGACTGCGAATACAAAGACGATGTAATCAAGCTCTTAAACGCTTTGGTAAATATCCTGGCCATTGTTAAGCACTTTCAGAACAAGATCAAGGAATGGCTGGCCGAACAAGGCCTCTCTACGCCCACGGAGGAGCAGATACTCGACGTGGTGCGCAAGAACTACGACCTAACGCTCAAACTGCAGGACTCCCTGGACCAATACGAACGTTACACAGAAACGCCGCTGCACACCAACTTCTTTAAGTTGATGGTTCGCGATGTTGTCAACGATACGCGCAAGCACATCTACGGCTATGTGAAGGAGGCAGTATCTGTTATTCCGGACCAGGAAATTCTCCTCAGTTCCTCTATGACATCCGTTTCGGCCGGTACAGCCACTCCGGCTTCAGCAACAGCAGTGCCAGAAGCAAAAGCGTTGCCTTCTTTTGCTTAG